From Canis aureus isolate CA01 chromosome 7, VMU_Caureus_v.1.0, whole genome shotgun sequence, a single genomic window includes:
- the USP49 gene encoding ubiquitin carboxyl-terminal hydrolase 49, with translation MDRCKHVGRLRLAQDHSILNPQKWCCRECATTESVWACLKCSHVACGRYIEDHALKHFEETGHPLAMEVRDLYVFCYLCKDYVLNDNPEGDLKLLRSSLLAVRGQKQDPPLRRGRTLRSMASGEDAVLPQRAPQGQPQMLTALWYRRQRLLAKTLRLWFEKSSRGQAKLEQRRREEALERKKEAARQRRREVKRRLLEELASAPPRKSARLLLHAPRAAAPRPAAPRAPAGGRPPPRRAPAMAPGVTGLRNLGNTCYMNSILQVLSHLQKFRECFLYLDPSQTQQLFPKAPNGKAPLSGRPAASAAELSARSGGAEACEREGLCFNGGASISRSLELIQNKEPSSKHISLCHELHTLFRVMWSGKWALVSPFAMLHSVWSLIPAFRGYDQQDAQEFLCELLHKVQQELESEGTTRRILIPFSQRKLTKQVLKVVNTIFHGQLLSQVTCISCNYKSNTIEPFWDLSLEFPERYHCIEKGFVPLNQTECLLTEMLAKFTETEALEGRIYACDQCNSKRRKSNPKPLVLSEARKQLMIYRLPQVLRLHLKRFRWSGRNHREKIGVHVVFDQVLTMEPYCCRDMLSSLDKETFAYDLSAVVMHHGKGFGSGHYTAYCYNTEGGFWVHCNDSKLNVCSVEEVCKTQAYILFYTQRTVQGNARISETQLQAQVQSSNNDEGRPRPFH, from the exons ATGGATAGATGCAAACATGTCGGGCGGTTGCGGCTCGCCCAGGACCACTCCATCCTGAACCCGCAGAAGTGGTGCTGCAGGGAGTGCGCCACCACCGAGTCCGTGTGGGCTTGTCTCAAGTGCTCCCACGTGGCCTGCGGCCGCTAcatcgaggatcacgccctgaaacACTTCGAGGAGACTGGGCACCCGCTGGCCATGGAGGTCCGGGACCTGTACGTGTTCTGTTACCTGTGCAAGGACTACGTGCTCAACGATAACCCGGAGGGGGACCTGAAGCTGCTCAGGAGCTCCCTCCTGGCGGTCAGGGGCCAGAAGCAGGACCCGCCGCTGAGGCGCGGGCGGACGCTGCGGTCCATGGCCTCGGGCGAGGACGCCGTCCTGCCGCAGCGCGCTCCTCAGGGACAGCCGCAGATGCTCACGGCTCTGTGGTACCGGCGCCAGCGCCTGCTGGCCAAGACGCTGCGGCTGTGGTTCGAGAAGAGCTCCCGCGGCCAGGCGAAGCTGGAGCAGCGGCGGCGGGAGGAGGCGCTGGAGCGGAAGAAGGAGGCGGCGCGGCAGCGGCGGCGCGAGGTGAAGCGGCGGCTGCTGGAGGAGCTGGCCAGCGCCCCTCCGCGCAAAAGCGCGCGCCTGCTGCTGcacgcgccccgcgccgccgccccgcgccccgccgccccgcgcgcgcccgccgggggccgcccgccgccgcgccgcgcTCCCGCCATGGCGCCGGGCGTCACGGGCCTGCGCAACCTGGGCAACACCTGCTACATGAACTCCATCCTGCAGGTGCTCAGCCACCTCCAGAAGTTCCGCGAGTGTTTTCTGTACCTCGACCCTTCCCAGACCCAGCAGCTGTTCCCCAAGGCCCCCAACGGGAAGGCCCCGCTCTCGGGCAGGCCGGCCGCCTCGGCCGCGGAGCTGTCGGCCAGGAGCGGCGGGGCCGAGGCGTGCGAGCGCGAGGGCCTCTGCTTCAACGGCGGGGCCTCCATCAGCAGGagcctagaactcatacagaacaAGGAGCCGAGCTCGAAGCACATTTCCCTCTGTCACGAACTGCACACCCTCTTCCGAGTCATGTGGTCCGGGAAGTGGGCCCTGGTGTCCCCCTTCGCCATGCTTCACTCCGTGTGGAGCCTGATCCCCGCCTTCCGTGGCTACGACCAGCAGGACGCGCAGGAATTCCTCTGCGAGCTGTTGCACAAAGTGCAGCAAGAGCTCGAGTCTGAGGGCACCACGCGCCGGATCCTCATCCCCTTCTCCCAGAGGAAGCTCACCAAACAGGTCTTAAAGGTAGTGAACACCATATTCCACGGGCAGCTACTCAGTCAG GTCACATGTATATCATGCAATTACAAATCCAATACCATTGAGCCCTTTTGGGATCTGTCCCTGGAATTCCCTGAACGGTATCACTGCATAGAAAAGGGGTTTGTCCCTTTGAATCAGACAGAGTGCCTGCTCACTGAGATGCTGGCTAagttcacagagacagaggctcTGGAAGGGAGAATCTACGCTTGTGACCAGTGTAACA GCAAACGACGAAAATCCAATCCCAAACCCCTTGTTCTGAGTGAAGCTAGAAAGCAGTTAATGATCTACAGACTACCTCAGGTCCTCCGGCTGCACCTTAAAAGATTCAG GTGGTCTGGCCGTAATCATCGAGAGAAGATTGGGGTCCATGTCGTCTTTGACCAGGTATTAACCATGGAACCTTACTGCTGCAGGGACATGCTCTCCTCTCTTGACAAAGAGACCTTTGCCTATGATCTCTCCGCAGTGGTCATGCATCACGGGAAAGGGTTTGGCTCAGGACACTACACAGCCTATTGCTACAACACAGAGGGAG GTTTTTGGGTCCACTGCAATGACTCAAAGCTGAATGTATGCAGTGTCGAGGAAGTGTGCAAAACTCAAGCCTACATCCTTTTTTACACTCAAAGAACAGTTCAGGGCAATGCAAGAATTTCAGAAACCCAACTCCAAGCTCAGGTGCAGTCCAGCAACAACGATGAGGGCAGACCACGGCCCTTCCACTGA
- the TOMM6 gene encoding mitochondrial import receptor subunit TOM6 homolog, whose amino-acid sequence MASSGVGVSAAGAPNEAPEIPDNVGDWLRGVYRFATDRNDFRRNLILNLGLFAAGVWLARNLSDIDLMAPQPGV is encoded by the exons ATGGCTTCCAGCGGGGTCGGCGTGAGCGCTGCCGGCGCGCCAAATGAAGCACCCGAAATTCCAGACAACGTGGGAGATTGGCTCCGGGGCGTCTACCGTTTCGCCACCGACAGGAACGACTTCCGGAG GAACTTGATCCTCAATTTGGGACTTTTTGCTGCGGGAGTTTGGCTGGCTAGGAATTTGAGTGACATTGACCTAATGGCACCTCAGCCGGGGGTGTAG
- the PRICKLE4 gene encoding prickle-like protein 4 isoform X1: MSVPSSDWPHQGESLTPPEPGPPANSDSDPGHLPDKHPEETSAQDPEVLSLGLPCLDTDGASIWPGLRILLQQLPPQDSDERYCLAFEEDELAELRLFCAQRRREALGQGVACLVLSNLVEHTCEKCREPLRPGEYGVFAARAGERRRWHPACFACQACGQALIDLIYFYHDGHLYCGRHHAELLRPRCPACDQLIFSRRCTEAEGRRWHENHFCCQDCAGPLGGGRYAVPGGGPCCPRCFERRYSAAGSSQAPALEGRASPATGEAGLDGAEDAAAVSRAALPAAASRFGPEARRGPLPSSPEQEDRAGDRTEAPQGQERGRLEKPLDAREDAPCPTCSSSSDSEPEGFFLGQRLPGPWKSPGSLQAGDSDTSRRHCAIC, encoded by the exons ATGTCAGTGCCGAGCTCTGACTGGCCCCATCAAGGGGAGAGCCTCACCCCTCCAGAGCCAGGTCCACCAGCCAACTCAGACAGTGACCCAGGCCACCTGCCAGACAAGCACCCTGAGGAGACTTCTGCGCAG GATCCCGAAGTTCTGAGCTTGGGGCTCCCTTGCCTGGACACAGACGGGGCCTCCATCTGGCCTGGGCTTCGGATCCTCCTGCAGCAGCTGCCTCCGCAGGACAGTGAT GAACGCTACTGCCTGGCCTTTGAAGAGGATGAGCTGGCCGAGCTGCGGCTCTTCTGTGCCCAGCGGAGGCGGGAGGCCCTGGGACAGGGGGTGGCCTGCCTGGTACTTTCCAATCTGGTGGAACACACCTGTGAGAAG TGCAGGGAGCCGCTGAGGCCAGGGGAGTACGGAGTGTTCGCAGCCCGGGCAGGAGAGAGGCGCCGCTGGCACCCGGCTTGCTTTGCCTGCCAGGCCTGTGGCCAGGCCCTGATAGACCTCATCTACTTCTACCACGACGGGCATCTCTACTGCGGCCGTCATCACGCAGAGCTGCTCCGGCCCCGCTGCCCGGCCTGTGACCAG CTCATCTTCTCCCGGCGCTGCACTGAGGCCGAGGGGCGGCGCTGGCACGAGAACCACTTCTGCTGCCAGGACTGCGCCGGGCCCTTGGGCGGGGGGCGCTACGCCGTGCCGGGGGGCGGCCCCTGCTGCCCCCGCTGCTTTGAGCGTCGCTATTCGGCTGCCGGCTCCAGCCAGGCCCCGGCACTGGAAGGGAGGGCGTCCCCTG CAACAGGGGAGGCGGGCCTCGACGGAGCGGAGGACGCCGCGGCCGTCTCCCGAGCAGCCCTTCCCGCCGCTGCCTCCCGCTTCGGCCCGGAGGCCCGGAGAGGGCCGCTTCCATCCAGCCCGGAGCAGGAAGATCGAGCTGGGGACCGGACGGAGGCACCCCAAGGGCAGGAACGGGGCCGGCTGGAGAAGCCGCTCGACGCCAGGGAGGAcgccccctgccccacctgctcctcctcttcGGACTCGGAACCCGAAGGCTTTTTCTTAGGCCAGCGCCTTCCCGGTCCCTGGAAGTCCCCCGGAAGCCTCCAGGCTGGGGACAGCGACACCTCCAGGAGACACTGCGCCATTTGCTAG
- the PRICKLE4 gene encoding prickle-like protein 4 isoform X2: MPFGGLGPPQPASIRPQMQEWISCPCLDLGGGHMDPEVLSLGLPCLDTDGASIWPGLRILLQQLPPQDSDERYCLAFEEDELAELRLFCAQRRREALGQGVACLVLSNLVEHTCEKCREPLRPGEYGVFAARAGERRRWHPACFACQACGQALIDLIYFYHDGHLYCGRHHAELLRPRCPACDQLIFSRRCTEAEGRRWHENHFCCQDCAGPLGGGRYAVPGGGPCCPRCFERRYSAAGSSQAPALEGRASPATGEAGLDGAEDAAAVSRAALPAAASRFGPEARRGPLPSSPEQEDRAGDRTEAPQGQERGRLEKPLDAREDAPCPTCSSSSDSEPEGFFLGQRLPGPWKSPGSLQAGDSDTSRRHCAIC; the protein is encoded by the exons ATGCCATTTGGGGGTTTGGGGCCTCCCCAGCCTGCTTCAATCAGACCACAAATGCAGGAGTGGATCAGCTGTCCTTGTCTTGATCTTGGAGGGGGGCACATG GATCCCGAAGTTCTGAGCTTGGGGCTCCCTTGCCTGGACACAGACGGGGCCTCCATCTGGCCTGGGCTTCGGATCCTCCTGCAGCAGCTGCCTCCGCAGGACAGTGAT GAACGCTACTGCCTGGCCTTTGAAGAGGATGAGCTGGCCGAGCTGCGGCTCTTCTGTGCCCAGCGGAGGCGGGAGGCCCTGGGACAGGGGGTGGCCTGCCTGGTACTTTCCAATCTGGTGGAACACACCTGTGAGAAG TGCAGGGAGCCGCTGAGGCCAGGGGAGTACGGAGTGTTCGCAGCCCGGGCAGGAGAGAGGCGCCGCTGGCACCCGGCTTGCTTTGCCTGCCAGGCCTGTGGCCAGGCCCTGATAGACCTCATCTACTTCTACCACGACGGGCATCTCTACTGCGGCCGTCATCACGCAGAGCTGCTCCGGCCCCGCTGCCCGGCCTGTGACCAG CTCATCTTCTCCCGGCGCTGCACTGAGGCCGAGGGGCGGCGCTGGCACGAGAACCACTTCTGCTGCCAGGACTGCGCCGGGCCCTTGGGCGGGGGGCGCTACGCCGTGCCGGGGGGCGGCCCCTGCTGCCCCCGCTGCTTTGAGCGTCGCTATTCGGCTGCCGGCTCCAGCCAGGCCCCGGCACTGGAAGGGAGGGCGTCCCCTG CAACAGGGGAGGCGGGCCTCGACGGAGCGGAGGACGCCGCGGCCGTCTCCCGAGCAGCCCTTCCCGCCGCTGCCTCCCGCTTCGGCCCGGAGGCCCGGAGAGGGCCGCTTCCATCCAGCCCGGAGCAGGAAGATCGAGCTGGGGACCGGACGGAGGCACCCCAAGGGCAGGAACGGGGCCGGCTGGAGAAGCCGCTCGACGCCAGGGAGGAcgccccctgccccacctgctcctcctcttcGGACTCGGAACCCGAAGGCTTTTTCTTAGGCCAGCGCCTTCCCGGTCCCTGGAAGTCCCCCGGAAGCCTCCAGGCTGGGGACAGCGACACCTCCAGGAGACACTGCGCCATTTGCTAG
- the FRS3 gene encoding fibroblast growth factor receptor substrate 3, protein MGSCCSCLNRDSVPDNHPTKFKVTNVDDEGVELGSGVMELTQSELVLHLHRREAVRWPYLCLRRYGYDSNLFSFESGRRCQTGQGIFAFKCSRAEEIFNLLQDLMQCNSINVMEEPVIITRNSHPAELGLPRAPQPPNALGYTVSSFSNGFLGCPGEGPRFSAPRRPSTSSLRHPSLGEESTHALIAPDEQSHTYVNTPASEDDHHRSRHCLQPLPEGQVPFPPQVRAPDPRDPQVFLQPGQVKFVLGPTPARRHMMKCQGLCPSLHDTPPHHNNNNEGPSECPAQPKCTYENVSAGLRPGAGWRLSTEEPGWNGLAHRRAALLHYENLPSLPPVWESHTQRLGEEAGDDGDSRDGLTPSSNGFPDGEEDETPLQKPTSARAALRSHGSFPVPLSRRRGSPRVFNFDFRRPGPEPPRQLNYIQVELKGWGGDRPKGPQNPSAPRAPAPTTHPTRSSDSYAVIDLKKTVAMSNLQRALPRDDGTARKTRHNSTDLPL, encoded by the exons ATGGGGAGCTGCTGCAGCTGCCTGAACAGAGACAGCGTCCCAGACAACCACCCAACCAAGTTCAAG GTGACAAATGTGGATGACGAGGGGGTGGAGCTGGGCTCCGGAGTCATGGAGCTGACACAGAGTGAGCTGGTCCTGCACCTGCATCGGCGTGAGGCTGTCCGCTGGCCCTACCTCTGCCTGCGGCGCTATGGCTACGACTCCAACCTCTTCTCCTTTGAGAGTGGCCGCCGGTGTCAGACGGGCCAGG ggATATTCGCCTTCAAGTGCTCCCGGGCCGAGGAAATTTTCAACCTGCTTCAGGATCTGATGCAGTGCAACAGCATCAATGTGATGGAAGAGCCGGTCATCATCACACGCAACAGCCACCCGGCCGAGCTTGGCCTCCCTCGGGCCCCCCAGCCTCCCAATG CTCTAGGCTACACTGTCTCCAGCTTCTCCAATGGCTTCCTTGGCTGCCCAGGAGAGGGCCCGAGATTCTCAGCACCCCGGCGCCCTTCGACAAGCAGCCTGCGACACCCCTCGCTTGGGGAAGAGTCCACTCATGCCCTCATTGCTCCTGATGAGCAG TCCCACACCTATGTCAACACGCCAGCCAGTGAGGATGACCACCACAGGAGCCGGCATTGCCTGCAGCCCCTGCCCGAGGGCCAGGTGCCCTTTCCCCCACAGGTCCGGGCCCCCGACCCCCGTGACCCCCAGGTGTTCTTGCAGCCGGGCCAGGTGAAGTTCGTGTTGGGCCCAACCCCGGCTCGGCGGCACATGATGAAGTGCCAGGGCCTCTGCCCCAGCCTGCATGATACCCCCCCccaccataacaacaacaacgaGGGCCCTTCTGAGTGCCCGGCCCAGCCCAAGTGCACCTATGAGAACGTCAGTGCGGGGCTGCGGCCAGGGGCGGGCTGGAGACTGAGCACGGAGGAGCCAGGCTGGAATGGCCTTGCCCACCGCCGGGCAGCCCTGCTACACTACGAAaacctgccctccctgccccctgtgtGGGAGAGCCACACCCAGcggctgggggaggaggctggggatgACGGAGACTCAAGGGATGGGCTCACTCCGTCCTCCAACGGCTTCCCTGATGGTGAGGAGGACGAGACCCCGCTCCAGAAGCCCACCAGCGCCCGGGCTGCCCTCCGTAGCCATGGCAGTTTCCCTGTGCCACTGAGCCGCCGCCGAGGCTCCCCGAGAGTCTTCAACTTTGATTTCCGCCGGCCgggccctgagccccccaggcagctCAACTACATCCAGGTGGAGCTGAAGGGCTGGGGTGGAGACCGCCCCAAGGGGCCCCAGAACCCCTCGGCCCCTCGTGCCCCCGcgcccaccacccaccccacccgCAGCTCAGACTCCTACGCCGTGATTGACCTCAAAAAGACCGTGGCCATGTCCAACCTGCAGAGGGCACTGCCCCGAGACGATGGCACTGCCAGGAAAACCCGGCACAACAGCACCGACTTGCCTCTGTAG